A DNA window from Impatiens glandulifera chromosome 7, dImpGla2.1, whole genome shotgun sequence contains the following coding sequences:
- the LOC124910493 gene encoding SKP1-like protein 1B: MIEDSFADTVIHVPNITGKIMAKIIEYCNRHAETPKSEEKTFDEELKKFDEDFVQVDQGILFDLILAANYLEIKTLLDLTCEAVADMIKGKTPEEIRRTFNIKNDFTPEEEEEVRKENVWAFE, encoded by the exons ATGATCGAAGATAGTTTCGCCGATACCGTCATTCATGTTCCTAATATCACCGGCAAGATTATGGCCAAGATTATTGAGTATTGTAATCGACACGCCGAAACACCCAAATCCGAAGAAAAGACTTTTGATGAAGAACTCAAGAAATTTGATGAAGATTTCGTCCAAGTCGATCAGGGCATTCTCTTTGATCTTATtctg GCTGCAAATTACTTGGAGATAAAAACCCTACTGGATTTAACTTGTGAGGCTGTGGCGGATATGATTAAGGGAAAGACTCCTGAAGAGATTCGTAGGACTTTTAATATCAAGAATGATTTTACTcctgaggaagaagaagaagttcgTAAGGAGAATGTTTGGGCTTTTGAGTAg